A region of Corvus cornix cornix isolate S_Up_H32 chromosome 3, ASM73873v5, whole genome shotgun sequence DNA encodes the following proteins:
- the UBE2J1 gene encoding ubiquitin-conjugating enzyme E2 J1 isoform X1: MEARYNLKSPAVKRLMKEAAELKDPTDHYHAQPLEDNLFEWHFTVRGPPDSDFDGGIYHGRIVLPPEYPMKPPSIILLTANGRFEVGKKICLSISGHHPETWQPSWSIRTALLAIIGFMPTKGEGAIGSLDYTPEERRALAKKSQDFCCEMCGTSMKTALLPLTSGSVSSQADKEAKELARQISFKAEVNSSRRSEAGPSNASGLNHSAASCEPQQDGAARAFPDPTSATSETQNSSAVAGQERTPAVSTTTTSMSPRQRRAQQQSQRRAPTSTDFNRAQQPRVNTNHTGSTVLIVLLTFALAALIFRRICLANEYIFEL, encoded by the exons ctgtcaaACGTTTGATGAAAGAGGCTGCGGAACTGAAGGATCCTACAGATCATTATCATGCACAGCCTTTGGAG GATAATCTTTTTGAATGGCACTTCACTGTTAGAGGCCCGCCAGATTCAGATTTTGATGGAGGGATTTATCATGGGCGAATAGTGCTACCACCTGAATATCCCATGAAACCACCCAGCATTATTTTGCTGACG GCAAATGGCAGGTTTGAAGTGGGGAAGAAAATTTGTTTAAGCATCTCAGGGCATCATCCTGAAACATGGCAGCCTTCGTGGAGTA TAAGAACAGCTTTATTAGCCATCATTGGTTTTATGCCAACCAAAGGTGAAGGAGCAATAGGATCTCTAGATTACACAccagaagaaagaagagctcTTGCAAAGAA GTCACAAGACTTCTGTTGTGAAATGTGTGGCACGTCTATGAAGACAGCCCTCTTACCACTGACATCTGGAAGCGTGTCAAGCCAGGCAGACAAGGAGGCTAAAGAACTTGCCAGGCAAATTAGCTTCAAG GCAGAGGTCAATTCATCCAGGAGGTCTGAGGCTGGACCCTCAAACGCATCAGGACTGAACCACTCTGCTGCTTCATGTGAGCCTCAGCAGGATGGTGCAGCTAGAGCATTCCCAGATCCAACAAGTGCGACG tctgaaaCTCAGAACAGCAGTGCAGTGGCTGGCCAGGAGCGTACTCCAGCTGTGTCCACTACCACCACCTCGATGAGTCCTCGGCAGCGCCGTGcgcagcagcagagccagagacGGGCCCCGACTTCAACCGACTTCAACCGGGCACAGCAGCCGAGGGTCAACACGAACCACACGGGCTCAACTGTGCTCATCGTCCTGCTGACCTTTGCGCTGGCAGCTCTCATATTTCGTAGAATATGTTTGGCTAACGAGTATATATTTGAGTTGTAA
- the UBE2J1 gene encoding ubiquitin-conjugating enzyme E2 J1 isoform X2 — MEARYNLKSPAVKRLMKEAAELKDPTDHYHAQPLEDNLFEWHFTVRGPPDSDFDGGIYHGRIVLPPEYPMKPPSIILLTANGRFEVGKKICLSISGHHPETWQPSWSIRTALLAIIGFMPTKGEGAIGSLDYTPEERRALAKKSQDFCCEMCGTSMKTALLPLTSGSVSSQADKEAKELARQISFKSETQNSSAVAGQERTPAVSTTTTSMSPRQRRAQQQSQRRAPTSTDFNRAQQPRVNTNHTGSTVLIVLLTFALAALIFRRICLANEYIFEL; from the exons ctgtcaaACGTTTGATGAAAGAGGCTGCGGAACTGAAGGATCCTACAGATCATTATCATGCACAGCCTTTGGAG GATAATCTTTTTGAATGGCACTTCACTGTTAGAGGCCCGCCAGATTCAGATTTTGATGGAGGGATTTATCATGGGCGAATAGTGCTACCACCTGAATATCCCATGAAACCACCCAGCATTATTTTGCTGACG GCAAATGGCAGGTTTGAAGTGGGGAAGAAAATTTGTTTAAGCATCTCAGGGCATCATCCTGAAACATGGCAGCCTTCGTGGAGTA TAAGAACAGCTTTATTAGCCATCATTGGTTTTATGCCAACCAAAGGTGAAGGAGCAATAGGATCTCTAGATTACACAccagaagaaagaagagctcTTGCAAAGAA GTCACAAGACTTCTGTTGTGAAATGTGTGGCACGTCTATGAAGACAGCCCTCTTACCACTGACATCTGGAAGCGTGTCAAGCCAGGCAGACAAGGAGGCTAAAGAACTTGCCAGGCAAATTAGCTTCAAG tctgaaaCTCAGAACAGCAGTGCAGTGGCTGGCCAGGAGCGTACTCCAGCTGTGTCCACTACCACCACCTCGATGAGTCCTCGGCAGCGCCGTGcgcagcagcagagccagagacGGGCCCCGACTTCAACCGACTTCAACCGGGCACAGCAGCCGAGGGTCAACACGAACCACACGGGCTCAACTGTGCTCATCGTCCTGCTGACCTTTGCGCTGGCAGCTCTCATATTTCGTAGAATATGTTTGGCTAACGAGTATATATTTGAGTTGTAA